The nucleotide window GACGCAATTATGGATGCTGCTGATGGTATAATGGTTGCTCGTGGCGATTTGGGGATTGAAATGTCGCCTGAAGAAGTTCCGATTGCTCAAAAAATTATTATCGACAAAGCAATTAGAGCAAGAAAAGTTTGTATTGTTGCAACTCAAATGCTTGAATCAATGATGGAAGAACCCATTCCAACGAGAGCTGAAGCTAGTGATGTTGCTAATGCTATTTTGGACGGAACTGATGCTGTTATGCTTTCAGGAGAAACTGCTTCCGGTAAACATCCTGTTGAAGCTGTTAAAATGATGAGAACAATTGCCGACAGAGTCGAAAATTGCGATTTCTGTCTTTCTAATCTTGATTTGGAAATTAATGATAAATATGAAATTTCTCCCCAAGCAATTGCAAATGCTGCCGTTAAAATGGCTCAAGACTTACATGCGAAAGCCATACTAGCTTTTACACACACCGGATATACTCCTAGGTTGCTTGCCAAACTCAGACCAAGCGTGCCTTTGATTGCAATTTCTGATTTGGAAACTACTTGTCGCCGTTTGAATTTGTTTTGGGATATATATGCTTTCCAAAAAGATTGGGATACTGTTTTGAATGCTGAATTGTTAAACAAAATTGATGAATATATTTATGAAAATACAGAATTCAAAAAAGATGAAAGAATTATTATTGTCGGTTCAATTCCAAAATTGATTACCGGTAGAACCAATTTTATAAGAGTTCATAGAATCGGTGCTCCAACAGAAAGATAAATATAAATAATATTCAAAAGTAATATTTAAAGCACTTCTGATAAGGAGTGCTTTAATTTATTGGTAATTGTAGTTTTGAGTTGGCGTTTTGGTCGATGTAACTGTATATGTTTTCAATTAACTGAGGTTGAAAATCATATTCGTTGTCCGTTGGTAAAATTCTTATAAATGTATTTTGATTATCTATTTGCGAAACAATAACTAAAAATTCATCGTCTTCGGCTTTGAATAAAATGCTTCCAGCCTTGTATTCTATTTCTTTGACTTCGTATTGATTTTTAGTTAAAGCGGCTAAGGTTATGAAAAATAAGTCCTCTGGTTTGATTTGGTATTTTTTTATACAGTCAAGGTAGGTCAAAAATGTTTTGTTATATTTTTCAGGTTTTATTTTTTCGGTTTTTGCAGGTGTTATTTGGGCTGTAAAAAATAGGAAGAATATCAATAAAAATATCTTTAAATTTTTTATCATTAATTTTCCATCCAGCTTTTACCGACTGCAATATCTACCTTTAAGGGGATTAAAAATGGTTGACCGAGCTCCATTGATTTGACAACAAGTTTTTTAACTTCGTCAAGTTCTGTGTTCAATACTTCTAAAACAAGTTCATCGTGTACTTGTAAGATTATTTTTGATTTAAGATTATTGTCGAACAGGCTTTTTTGAAGTTTGTTCATTGCTATTTTTACGACATCAGCGGCAGTTCCTTGAATTGGGGCGTTTATAGCGGCTCTTTGAGCTGCTTCTTGTATTTTGCTTGTTGCACTTGTCAATTCAGCTGCCAAATGGCGTTTTCTTCCGTATATTGTTTCAACATAACCGTGTTCGTATGCGAATTTAATTGTGTTTTCCATATATTCTTTAACTTGTGGGTAAGTTGCAAAATATTTGTCGATAAATATTTGAGCCTCGATGGAGCTTATACCAAGGCTTGACGCCAATCCATAGCGTGATTGACCGTACACAATTCCAAAGTTTACGGCTTTTGCTTTTCTTCTCATCTCTTTTGTAACGCCTTCTATCGGCACTTCAAAAACTTTTGCGGCAGTTATTGTGTGGATATCTTCGTCCTCACAAAAGGCTTCAATTAAATTGTCATCTTTTGCACAGTGAGCCAAAAGACGCAATTCAACTTGAGAGTAATCGGCAGACAATATCACTGCATTTTCTTTATCTTTTGGGACAAATGCTCCTCTTATTCGGTTCCCGAGAGCTGTTCTAATCGGGATATTTTGCAAGTTCGGGTTGGAGCTTGAGAGCCGACCCGTTGAGGTTATAGTTTGGTTGAAACTTGTGTGCAATCTCTGGTCAATAGGGCTTATAAGCTGTGGAAGAGTTTCAATGTATGTGGTTTTTAGCTTGCTTAAATGGCGTTGCTCAAGAATATCCTTTGCAATTTGGTTGTATTCTGCAAGTTCTTCCAAAACCTTGGCACTTGTTGAGTAGCCGGTTTTTGTCTTATTTTTACCTTTACCTTTGAGCTTTAATTTTTCAAAAAGAATTTCGCCAACCTGTTTCGGGGAATTTATGTTGAATTCTTCTTTTGCTTCTTCATATATTTTTGCCTCGACTTCTTGCAAGCTTTTATTTATTTCAACGTCGAGCTCTTTCAAATAATCTTTGTCAATGCTTACGCCGTTCCATTCCATTTCGGCGAGGACAAGAGTAAGTGGAACTTCTATATCGTATAAAATATCAAGTTCTTTATCGTCGAGATTTTTTTGCCAAAATCTTGAAAGTTCAAGAGTTGCAAAAGCGTCGTCACAAGAGTAATTTGCAGCGTCTTCAATTGGAACAGTTTCCATTGTTATAGCATTTTTCCCTTTGCCCGTAAGTTCCTCGTAGTCAGTCATTATGTAGTCGAGATGTTCGCTTGCTTGGACTTTTAGCCCGTGTTTTCTTGATGAGTCTTTAATGTAGCTTGCGAGCATCGTGTCTATAATAATGCCGTTTAAATTCATGCCGTTTCTTCTTAAAACATTATAGTCAAACTTAGCGTTTTGAAGAGATTTTGATATTTTTTCGTCGGATAAAACCGGCGACAGTTTTTCTTTTACATATTCTAAGTTGAGTTGTTCTCCAACTTGATGGAAAAGCGGTATGTAGTAGCTATAGGTCTTATTTTCATTTGTATCAATGATTTTAACCCTGTTATTTTTAGCCGTTATTTGTTCGTTGTAGGCGATTGAAATTCCCACCAAATCGCTTTCTAAAGGGTCTAGGGACGTTGTTTCAGTGTCGATTGAAAACAGTGTTTGAGTATTTAGTTTCTTTATTAAATCATCAAGTTTTCCTTCGGTATCGATGACAATTTTTTCAATTTTGTAATCTTTTTCAGATATTGTATTTAGTTGAGATACAATTCCCAATCCTAATTGCAATTGACCTTGAGAAGGAACAATTAGGCTTGTTTGAGTTGTTTCTTTTTCTGTATTCTCTTGCTTGGGGATATCAATTTTGAAAGGTTTCATTATTTCATCGATATTTTTTAAAAAGCTATATAATTGATTTTTTTTGAAAAACTCTATTACTTCTTCTACATTCGGGTTTTCAAGTTTTGTTGTTTCAAAGTCGAAATCAATATCAATATTTTTTTGAATTGTGGCTAATTCTTTGCTTAGTTTTGCAATATCTTCATTATCTTTTAGTTTTTGTTTTAGAGCTTTGCCTGAAACATCTTCAATGTGGGCATAAACTTCTTCTAGTTTATCAAATTGACTCAATAATTTTGAAGCAGTTTTGTCGCCAACTCCTCTAATTCCTGGGATATTGTCAGAGGTATCACCGCTAAGCCCTTTAAAATCAATGATTTGATAGGGGTAAACGCCCATTTTGTCATGGACTTTGTACCAGTCATACATAACGAGCTCACCTTTTGAGGGCATTAAAACCGAAATAAAACCATCTCTGTCAATCAGTTGAAAGGAATCTTTATCGCCTGTCAAAATGATTGATTTGTGTCTTAATTGTTTTGCTTTTGTAACTATGGTGCCGATTACATCGTCCGCCTCATAGCCTTCTTTGGTAAAAATAGGGATATTGAAGGCTTTTAGCCCCTCAATAATTAAGCCTAGTTGACTATGTAAAGTATCCGGCATTGTTTCCCTGTTTGCTTTGTATTCAGGGTACATTTCGACTCTGTAGGTTTGTCTGCCCACATCAAAAGCTACAGCGATAGAATCAGGATGAATATCTTTGTTTTTCAGCATATCAAAAAGTGCTTTAAAAAAGCCGAAAACAGCCCACGTCGGTTGATTTGATGATGTTTTCATTCCTGTTCGCTCAAGTGCAAAGAAATATCTATATGCAACAGCGTGCCCGTCAATCAGTACTAATGTTTTTTCGCCCATACTCTCCCCTTTAGCTTTATTTTAAGGGAAAAATCAGATTTGGGCAAGTTAATTTCATTTGTTTGCTAATGTATTTAAAAGTTCTGTAGCTTCTTCTGATTCAGGGATTATTTCAATTATCTTGTTCAGGTATTCAATCGCTTTATCTTTTTGCCCGAGTTCAATCTCGCATTTTGACATATTTAACAAATTGGGGGTATTGTCAGGATAGCTTGCGTTTACAAGTTTGAATTGACGAAGAGCTTCATCATATTTTTTTTGTTTCATGAGGCAAATCCCAAGTGAATTTGCAACTTCAACGCTTGGTGATATAAAATAAGCATCTTCTAACAATTTTTGAGCGATATCATATTTCTTTTTCATAAAATAAGATTTTGCTAAATTGTGCATTATGTTTATATCTTGAGGTGCAAGGCTTCTGGCTTTTTGTAATACCTCTATTGAATCTTTGAGTTTGTGCATTGATGCGTAATTTTCACCTATCGCAACAAGCATAGAGACAGGAAGGTTCTCCATTTTTAAAAGCTTGTTATATATTTTTTGAGCCTCTTTATAATCATTCATAACGTGGTAATAATTTGCATATTCGTACAGAATAAATGGGCTGTTTTTATCAAGTTTATATGCTTGTTCAAATTCATCTTTTGCATAATCAAAAAGTCTGTGTGTAAGATAAATTACTGCCAAATCTTTGTGGGCTATTGCGTTATCAGGCTCAAGTTTCAAAACTTTTTTCAGGATATTTTCAGCCTTATCAAGCTCGTTTGTCTTCGCACAAAGCATTGCATATTGATAATACATGTTTGCGTGGACTTTTCCCTTGTTGATTAGGTTTGCATAAATGTTTTTTGCAGCCTCAAGATTTCCTGTTTCAATCTGTATTTCAGCAAGTTTCTCCATAAAAACGGAGGTTTGCGGGTTTACAAGTGCAAGGCTTTCAAGTATGCTACAAGCCTTTTTGTAGTCTTTTATTGCTTGATAAGAAACCGCCAAGTTGAATTGATAGTTTTGCTTTTCAGGGTTTGAATATGTCAAAGTGTTGTAATACTTGATTGCGTCTTCCCAATCTTGTGAGTTAAAAGCCGCAAGTGCTACAGCATTGAGATAAAAAGGATTGGGGTCTTTTTCATAGGCTTCTTTTAAATTCCAATAAGCTTCTCGATGTTGGTGCATAGATTGATATGCAATACCTATGTTGTAGTAGCCCACTGCGTTTGACGGGTCAAGCTCTATCGCTTTTTTGAAGCATTCTAAAGCTTTTTCGGAATTTTTGAGTGACATATTTGCTGTGCCGAGATTATTGTATAACATTGAACTTTCAGGATTTAATTCAATCGCTTTTTCTAGTAATTCTGCTCCTGTTTTATTGTTTTTTAGTCCCAAATTTACCATTGCTAATATGTAATAAACTTGATAATCTTCAGGTGCTAGTTCTTTTAGTTTTTCTGCAAAATTCAATACTTTATGCGGTTCATTGGTTTTCATAAATCCAATTGCAAGATTCTTGTATGCGTCAACATAGTCAGCACGCATTTCTATAACTTTTTTGAAGGCTTCTCTTGCTTTTAAAATGTCTTTTTTAGCGTCAAAGATTACGCCGATATAATATAATGCCAAGGCGTTTTCTTTATCAATTTCAAGTATTTTAGAAAAATATTTGTAGGCTTCATCATAATTGTTAAGATTTACATAGCAAAGACCAATCGATTTTAATACTTCGATGTTAGTCCCATCTTCTTTTAGAAGCTCTTGTAATCCCAATAGTGCACTCTCGAAATTTTTCTCTGTTATTTGTGCCAGTGCTGTTTCAAGCTTTGTATTGAATTCTGTCATGATAATCCTCTTTGTCCCGTATTATATCATAAATTATTAAAGCTGAATAATCACGCATGCCGTGACGAAAAAATTAACGCTAAATATTTGAAAAAAATATATTTATGTGCTCTAATAAGGTTTGGTGCTTCCTGCTCTGAAGCGTAGGTTATATTGGAGATTTACCATGGAAAGAACATTTATTGCAATTAAGCCTGACGGTGTAAAAAGAGGTTTGATTGGTGAGATAGTTTCTAGGTTTGAAAAAAAAGGGTTTAAGATTGTTGGTATGAAATTGTTGACCCCTACTCAAGAAATGGCTGCGAAACATTATGCTGAACATGTTGAGAAACCATTCTATTCAAGGCTTGTTAAATATATAACTTCCGGTCCTATTCTCGCAATGGTGGTTGAAGGTATTGATGTTATTAAACAATCCAGAAAAATGATGGGAAAAACCAATCCTCAAGATGCGGAAGTGGGTACTATCAGATTTGATTATGCTCAAAACATGGAAGTAAATGTTATCCATGGTTCCGATTGTCCTGAAAGCGCAGAGCGTGAAATCGCTATATATTTCACTAAAGGTGAAATATTCGACAACTGGAAAACTCCATTACAGGAAATCATCGATGTCCAATAAATTTTTTAATTATGAACTACAAAAAGAATGTAAACATACAGGTGCAAGAGCCGGCATTTTGCACACTCCTCACGGTGATATAAAAACTCCGGTATTTATGCCTGTCGGTACTAATTCTGCCGTAAAAATGCTTACAAACTACCATTTAAAGGAAACAAAACCTCAAATTATTCTTTCTAACTCTTACCATCTCTTTT belongs to Candidatus Gastranaerophilales bacterium and includes:
- a CDS encoding tetratricopeptide repeat protein, with translation MTEFNTKLETALAQITEKNFESALLGLQELLKEDGTNIEVLKSIGLCYVNLNNYDEAYKYFSKILEIDKENALALYYIGVIFDAKKDILKAREAFKKVIEMRADYVDAYKNLAIGFMKTNEPHKVLNFAEKLKELAPEDYQVYYILAMVNLGLKNNKTGAELLEKAIELNPESSMLYNNLGTANMSLKNSEKALECFKKAIELDPSNAVGYYNIGIAYQSMHQHREAYWNLKEAYEKDPNPFYLNAVALAAFNSQDWEDAIKYYNTLTYSNPEKQNYQFNLAVSYQAIKDYKKACSILESLALVNPQTSVFMEKLAEIQIETGNLEAAKNIYANLINKGKVHANMYYQYAMLCAKTNELDKAENILKKVLKLEPDNAIAHKDLAVIYLTHRLFDYAKDEFEQAYKLDKNSPFILYEYANYYHVMNDYKEAQKIYNKLLKMENLPVSMLVAIGENYASMHKLKDSIEVLQKARSLAPQDINIMHNLAKSYFMKKKYDIAQKLLEDAYFISPSVEVANSLGICLMKQKKYDEALRQFKLVNASYPDNTPNLLNMSKCEIELGQKDKAIEYLNKIIEIIPESEEATELLNTLANK
- the pyk gene encoding pyruvate kinase — its product is MSKIKRAKTKIVATLGPSTDEEGIVEQLIMAGATMFRINTSHQSAEIHAKRIASVREASKKLKNFNPVLVDLQGPKIRVGNLLEPVSLQEGQILVLEAALDQTDKSIIPVDYKGIANDVKSGDKILLDDGKIELEVIKVEGTKVTAKVVYGELLKSRKGLNLPGSTASLDAVTERDVEFIKFAIEQNADYIALSFVREASDILLAKKYIKEFGGFIPVIAKIEKPQAVENLDAIMDAADGIMVARGDLGIEMSPEEVPIAQKIIIDKAIRARKVCIVATQMLESMMEEPIPTRAEASDVANAILDGTDAVMLSGETASGKHPVEAVKMMRTIADRVENCDFCLSNLDLEINDKYEISPQAIANAAVKMAQDLHAKAILAFTHTGYTPRLLAKLRPSVPLIAISDLETTCRRLNLFWDIYAFQKDWDTVLNAELLNKIDEYIYENTEFKKDERIIIVGSIPKLITGRTNFIRVHRIGAPTER
- the polA gene encoding DNA polymerase I; amino-acid sequence: MGEKTLVLIDGHAVAYRYFFALERTGMKTSSNQPTWAVFGFFKALFDMLKNKDIHPDSIAVAFDVGRQTYRVEMYPEYKANRETMPDTLHSQLGLIIEGLKAFNIPIFTKEGYEADDVIGTIVTKAKQLRHKSIILTGDKDSFQLIDRDGFISVLMPSKGELVMYDWYKVHDKMGVYPYQIIDFKGLSGDTSDNIPGIRGVGDKTASKLLSQFDKLEEVYAHIEDVSGKALKQKLKDNEDIAKLSKELATIQKNIDIDFDFETTKLENPNVEEVIEFFKKNQLYSFLKNIDEIMKPFKIDIPKQENTEKETTQTSLIVPSQGQLQLGLGIVSQLNTISEKDYKIEKIVIDTEGKLDDLIKKLNTQTLFSIDTETTSLDPLESDLVGISIAYNEQITAKNNRVKIIDTNENKTYSYYIPLFHQVGEQLNLEYVKEKLSPVLSDEKISKSLQNAKFDYNVLRRNGMNLNGIIIDTMLASYIKDSSRKHGLKVQASEHLDYIMTDYEELTGKGKNAITMETVPIEDAANYSCDDAFATLELSRFWQKNLDDKELDILYDIEVPLTLVLAEMEWNGVSIDKDYLKELDVEINKSLQEVEAKIYEEAKEEFNINSPKQVGEILFEKLKLKGKGKNKTKTGYSTSAKVLEELAEYNQIAKDILEQRHLSKLKTTYIETLPQLISPIDQRLHTSFNQTITSTGRLSSSNPNLQNIPIRTALGNRIRGAFVPKDKENAVILSADYSQVELRLLAHCAKDDNLIEAFCEDEDIHTITAAKVFEVPIEGVTKEMRRKAKAVNFGIVYGQSRYGLASSLGISSIEAQIFIDKYFATYPQVKEYMENTIKFAYEHGYVETIYGRKRHLAAELTSATSKIQEAAQRAAINAPIQGTAADVVKIAMNKLQKSLFDNNLKSKIILQVHDELVLEVLNTELDEVKKLVVKSMELGQPFLIPLKVDIAVGKSWMEN
- the ndk gene encoding nucleoside-diphosphate kinase, giving the protein MERTFIAIKPDGVKRGLIGEIVSRFEKKGFKIVGMKLLTPTQEMAAKHYAEHVEKPFYSRLVKYITSGPILAMVVEGIDVIKQSRKMMGKTNPQDAEVGTIRFDYAQNMEVNVIHGSDCPESAEREIAIYFTKGEIFDNWKTPLQEIIDVQ